In a genomic window of Poecilia reticulata strain Guanapo linkage group LG22, Guppy_female_1.0+MT, whole genome shotgun sequence:
- the ap5s1 gene encoding AP-5 complex subunit sigma-1 gives MVRCFLIHTVCPVGALTAGESRVLYSRLFGPDEAVLSKQQREFTPEERRLLQKEKVSVVARRVRSAVSLSREASGRQLVDAVPGDEALVLQDADSGVVRLRAGEPFSEEMSVLWLGVQSLGFTLVCEPHDNLLLAEGVLRNLTRHCLDNLHMLGQGSEVLLKSSRIDVLLSRLLPHGQLLFLNHRFTQSLEKEAASSMAK, from the exons ATGGTGCGGTGCTTCCTCATCCACACCGTGTGCCCAGTCGGCGCTTTGACCGCCGGGGAAAGTCGGGTGCTTTACTCCCGGCTCTTCGGTCCAGACGAGGCGGTTCTGTCCAAACAACAACGCGAGTTCACCCCGGAGGAGAGGAGACTCCTGCAGAAGGAGAAGGTTTCTGTGGTGGCCAG GCGGGTCCGAAGTGCCGTCTCCCTGTCGCGGGAGGCTAGTGGTCGGCAGCTGGTGGACGCGGTGCCGGGCGACGAGGCTTTGGTCCTGCAGGACGCAGACAGCGGGGTGGTGCGTCTGAGAGCGGGCGAACCTTTCTCTGAGGAAATGAGCGTTCTGTGGCTGGGGGTCCAGAGCCTGGGCTTCACGCTGGTCTGTGAGCCTCACGACAACCTGCTGCTGGCCGAGGGCGTCTTAAGAAACCTGACCAGGCACTGTCTGGACAACCTGCACATGCTGGGGCAAGGCAGCGAG GTCCTGCTGAAGAGCAGCCGGATCGACGTACTGCTCAGCCGCCTGCTTCCTCACGgccagctcctcttcctcaacCATCGCTTCACTCAGAGTCTGGAGAAGGAGGCGGCGTCTTCCATGGCCAAATGA